The nucleotide window TATGCTGGGCACCTTGCGACGATGCAGCCTCCGCGAACAAGTTTCCTCATGGGGACTCGGCGGCCAAGGTAGCCGAAAAGTCCTCGACCTCCTGGAAAACACGGCCGCTCTGGCGGCCTAAACTGCGAAACTCGAACTGAGCGCTTTCGGCGCGTTCGGCCCTCGTTCTGTCGAGTATTCAGGGCCCTGCTGGTCCTTGTCTGCGCTTTCATTCGCTCGTTGTTCCGGTAATTCATCCACCGCATCGGTCACAAGTCATGAAATTCGCAGCACTCGCGCTTGCTTCCTGCTTGTACGTCGCCATTGTGCTGAGCGCCGGGCGAACGGCGTGGTCGCAATCACCTTATGCCACGATCTTTCCGAATCTCGTTGATTTTCCGGCCGGGATCGGGGGGGAACCGATCGGCGATCTTTTTCGGCAAGGCCCCATCGGTGGTGGCACGTACTACGGCATCACGACGAGCGGCAATCCTGCCGTCTACGCGTTGCCGTATCCCGCCTTTCCCGAGCAACCGACATTGCTTGCCCCGATACCCGTCGGAGCGCCGACGGCGATCGTTCCCACCGTGGATTCCTCCGGTTCCCCAACGGCGCTATACAGCATGACGGACCAAGGGTGGCTCTATAAATCGTCGCTCACGCCCGATTTTCCGACGCTCGTTGGATCTCTTGGTCAGACGATCGATAATGCTGGCACACCCCAGGGCAGCCTGGTGTCCGACGGAACCGCGGTCTATGGAACCACAACCAACGGTGGCGCTGGCGGCGACGGCATCATTTACAGAATCTCCCTCGACGGTTCCGGAGCACACCGTCTGCACGATTTCGCAACGGGAGGAGGGGGAGCGCCGGTAGGCGGACTGACCGCCGTGCCGGTTCTCTCGTTTCCGCAGGGAGTCGCGGTCACGACCACCATGCTCTTCGGCACAACGTCGACCGGCGGTGCTTTTGGCGACGGCACTCTCTTCGAGATCAATCTCAGCGGCGGTGGATTCAAGGTGTTGCACGACTTCAACGGAGCTGACGGCGCTGCTCCGATGACGGCCCTGACGGTTGTCGGTAACACCGTCTTCGGAACAACCAGTGCCGGCGGCACGGCGAATGACGGCACAGTGTTCAGCTTCAACACACTGGACAATAGCTTTCAGTCTTTGCACTCGTTTACAGGCGCCGATGGCGCGCACCCGATGGCGGCGCTGGCCACATTTCCGCTGGTCATCGAAGAGGCCAACCCGCCGATATTTGCCGGCGCTGCGATCGTCGGCACAACGTATGACGGTGGAGACGCCAATAAAGGGACCCTCTTCTACATGCAGCCTGACGG belongs to Pirellulales bacterium and includes:
- a CDS encoding choice-of-anchor tandem repeat GloVer-containing protein is translated as MKFAALALASCLYVAIVLSAGRTAWSQSPYATIFPNLVDFPAGIGGEPIGDLFRQGPIGGGTYYGITTSGNPAVYALPYPAFPEQPTLLAPIPVGAPTAIVPTVDSSGSPTALYSMTDQGWLYKSSLTPDFPTLVGSLGQTIDNAGTPQGSLVSDGTAVYGTTTNGGAGGDGIIYRISLDGSGAHRLHDFATGGGGAPVGGLTAVPVLSFPQGVAVTTTMLFGTTSTGGAFGDGTLFEINLSGGGFKVLHDFNGADGAAPMTALTVVGNTVFGTTSAGGTANDGTVFSFNTLDNSFQSLHSFTGADGAHPMAALATFPLVIEEANPPIFAGAAIVGTTYDGGDANKGTLFYMQPDGTFHSLYSFHGPDGAHPMGPIIWTGPFAADFLGTTMNGGADGAGTVFRGSFNLPEPSSVALGLLGVIMLGVRGAVARKQPSR